In the Acidobacteriota bacterium genome, one interval contains:
- a CDS encoding DnaJ domain-containing protein has protein sequence MAPVQDFAHILDQKLDDARQAAARRTGSAPLGRFWTADPALGFRLPDHPVRSVSGRQAYPPAAAGAPTRAVVVGDGAPSRVVSLRTAAQREAADLIERLGGPRLRRVCLEDEVRRAYRALARRLHPDAHPTALPEERRRLAAAFASLSVAYRTLVA, from the coding sequence ATGGCGCCGGTCCAGGACTTCGCCCACATCCTCGACCAGAAGCTCGACGACGCCCGCCAGGCGGCTGCCCGCCGGACGGGAAGTGCGCCCCTCGGCCGGTTCTGGACGGCCGATCCGGCCCTGGGCTTCCGGCTGCCGGACCACCCCGTGCGGTCGGTGTCGGGACGACAGGCGTACCCGCCTGCCGCCGCTGGTGCGCCCACCAGGGCGGTCGTTGTCGGCGACGGCGCACCGTCACGGGTGGTGAGCCTCCGGACGGCGGCTCAGCGCGAGGCTGCGGACCTGATCGAGCGCCTCGGCGGGCCCCGCCTGCGGCGGGTCTGTCTCGAAGACGAGGTCCGCCGCGCGTATCGCGCCCTTGCGCGTCGTCTCCATCCCGATGCGCACCCGACCGCCCTCCCGGAAGAGCGCCGGCGCCTGGCGGCGGCGTTCGCGTCCCTGTCGGTCGCCTACCGTACGCTGGTCGCCTGA